CCACCGCTGGGCGGAGTTATCGACAGGCCTTCCGACGGGGCAGTTACTGTCAAACCGTTAGCCGGTGCTGTTATTGCCAGACCTGTACTGGTAATACTCAGGCCGTTTTCGGGTGCCGTAATGGCCAATCCGGTAGAAGTAATTGACACATTTCCAAAAGAGTCAAGATTAAATGCAACATCATTACTTCCATAAATTTTTATTCTCGCCTTGTCAGGATTATCCTGAAAAATTTTAAAGTTGGGCAAAGGAATCCCCCCTCAATTTTTTTCGCCAATACCATAATATTTTACATATCAGTGGAAAGTTCCAATATTTTTAACATATATTATTAATATTAAAATATAAATTTTAAGAAGGGGTAACAGTTTATATGACTGCTAAAATCAGCTTATGTATGATTGTCAGAAATGAAGCCGGCAACCTCCGCCGGTGCCTCGCCAGCGTAACCGGTGCCGTAGATGAAATAATTATTGTGGACACCGGCTCGACAGACAATACCCGTGAAATAGCCCTGGAATTTGGTGCGCAAGTGCATTCCTTTCCCTGGAATGAAAATTTCAGTGATGCTCGCAACACCTCGCTGGAAATGGCCACCGGAGACTGGATCCTCTTTTTAGATGCTGATGAGGAACTGGCCCCAGCTAGCAAAGAAGCGTTGAAAAAACGTGTAAATAATGAGCATTTTGAGGGTTATTTTATTAAAGTAATTAATTATCTGGGCAATGAAGGATGGACAGAAACATGCCCGGATCTAATTTTTCGCCTTTTTCGGAACCGCAAACACTACAGATTTCATGGAGCCATTCATGAGCAGATTGTAGATGTCATTTTAAAAGAAAACAAAGAAGCTTCCTTACAAATTGCGGAAGAGATAATAATATACCATTACGGATATTTAGACAGGCAAATACATGAAAAAAATAAAAAGATAAGAAATTTAAAAATAATTCAAAGAGAACTTGAACAGACCCCGGACAATCAATTATTAAGATATCATTACGGAGTAGAACTATACCGGGCCGAAAAATTTGGTGAAGCAGCCGAAGAGCTGACCCGGGCAGCCAACAACATTGATCCCAATACGATTTATTTCCCTAAACTATTACGCTATATTGTTATGTCTTACCAATCCGCAGGTCAGCAGGAGAAAGCCATCGATGCCGCCCTGCAGGGGCTGCAGTTTTTCCCAAATTACGCAGATATTTATTACTATGCCGGTCTTAGCTACCTGGAATTAAAGCAATACACTAAAGCCGGCGAAGCTTTTCAAAAGGCAATATCAATGCCGGAACAGCCAGCCCAGTATGCCTCTTTTAACGGTGTAAGGGGATTTAGAGCGTATTTTCACCTGGGGCAAATAGCAGAAATTTTCATGAATTATGAAACAGCCCTTAAGTACTATATTTCCAGCCTGCAGGACAATCCCAATTTCACACATTCCCTGGAATGTATCGTACGTATACTAAAACCCCGGGAAAATCCGGATTACACTCAAGAATGCCTGAAAAAGGTATTTGATTTTTGTACCCCCCAGGCTAACTTATTAATAGGAGAAATATACTTTCGGCAAGGTGCTTATCAATTAGCCTTGAATCACCTGGAGCAATGTATAGAAAACGGGCTGACATCTCCGGAAATCCAACTCTGGCAGGCCATTTGCTTAATCCAGCAGCAAAGATACCTGGAGGCTTTGAGAATCATCGAAAGCTTTCCCCCTGACAGCAGAATTTACCCTCTGGCAAAGTTCAACAAACTGTTCTGCTTTTGGCTACAGGGGCAAAAAAAGAAAGTATACAATTTTTTGACGGACCTGCGCGTTCTGGGATTAGCAGAAGACACTGAAAAAGTATTAACATTACTTTTTGAACTTATGGATAAACGAAAAAAACCACTCAGGGTATTACTTGGTCAGGACGGATTAGCACTGGTTTTGGACATCATCCAAAGATTGCTGGATATGAATGATATAGAGAGGGTTCTGGCTCTTTTAAAAAGCATTAGCCCGGAAAGCTTGGAAAGTCAAAGCCTTTCCATAGCTCAACTTTTCTTTGACTATGGCTACAAAGATAACGCTAAAATCTTTTTACAAAAATTCTTAAGCAATAACCGGAACGCAGAGGCACATAATCTCATGGCAGAAATCTGCCAGGCCAACGGTAATTATATTGAGGCTGAACATCATTACCGGTACGCATTGGAATTTAACCCTGAAAACCCCGGGTATTATATCAAACTAATTAATTTATATAAAAATAGATATAAGCAAATTTTAAAGGAAGCAGCAAAAATACACCCTGACATTGTCACTTATCACCAATTAACAGAGGAGGATTAAGACCCGGCTATGAAGGATACTGTCACCTTAACCATGATTGTTAAAAATGAAGCAACCAACCTGGAAGCCTGTCTTAATTCTGTTAATGAGCAGGTAGACGAAATAGTAATTGTCGACACAGGTTCAACTGACGATACATTACTAATTGCCCGTAGATATACAGATAAAATATACCATTATCCCTGGCATGGTGACTTCAGTGCTGCGCGAAATTTTGCACTGGAAAAGGCCAGCGGTGAGTGGATTCTCTACCTGGATGCCGATGAGAAACTGAACACAGGTAACAGCAGCTTAAAAGATCTGGTTAACAGCGACAAATCTATAGAAGCATATCTTTTGCCAATTCATAATCCTACCG
The Desulfolucanica intricata genome window above contains:
- a CDS encoding TPR domain-containing glycosyltransferase — encoded protein: MTAKISLCMIVRNEAGNLRRCLASVTGAVDEIIIVDTGSTDNTREIALEFGAQVHSFPWNENFSDARNTSLEMATGDWILFLDADEELAPASKEALKKRVNNEHFEGYFIKVINYLGNEGWTETCPDLIFRLFRNRKHYRFHGAIHEQIVDVILKENKEASLQIAEEIIIYHYGYLDRQIHEKNKKIRNLKIIQRELEQTPDNQLLRYHYGVELYRAEKFGEAAEELTRAANNIDPNTIYFPKLLRYIVMSYQSAGQQEKAIDAALQGLQFFPNYADIYYYAGLSYLELKQYTKAGEAFQKAISMPEQPAQYASFNGVRGFRAYFHLGQIAEIFMNYETALKYYISSLQDNPNFTHSLECIVRILKPRENPDYTQECLKKVFDFCTPQANLLIGEIYFRQGAYQLALNHLEQCIENGLTSPEIQLWQAICLIQQQRYLEALRIIESFPPDSRIYPLAKFNKLFCFWLQGQKKKVYNFLTDLRVLGLAEDTEKVLTLLFELMDKRKKPLRVLLGQDGLALVLDIIQRLLDMNDIERVLALLKSISPESLESQSLSIAQLFFDYGYKDNAKIFLQKFLSNNRNAEAHNLMAEICQANGNYIEAEHHYRYALEFNPENPGYYIKLINLYKNRYKQILKEAAKIHPDIVTYHQLTEED